GCTGGGCGCCGGAGGGCTCGTCGAAAGCGCCCTCCGGGCTGGCGACCAGGTATGGGTGGCGGTGGTGACCAGCGGCGAGAGCTCGACGCCGGCGGCCGTCCGCGCGCTCCATGTGGCGCACCCCACGCCCGCCGACTTCGCGCGTCTGGGGGCGTTGCGCAGGGCCGAGAGCCGGGCGGGCACCCGCGTGCTGGGACTTCCTCCCTCGCATCTGGTCTTTCTGGGTTACGCCGACGGGAGCCTGACGCCGATCTGGACGGGCGCCTGGGACTGCCGTCACCCGCGCGTGAGCGGCCGAACGCACGTCGCCTACAGCCTTCTCGCCTCCGGCTTCGACCCGCATGCCGCCTACTGCGGGCCCCGGCTTCTGGGCGACCTGGAGCGCTTGCTCCTCGAGGTGCGTCCCGACACCGTCGTCCTGCCCGATCCGGCCGACCACCATCCCGACCACGCCGGGTTGGCCGACTTTGCCTGGGCGGCGGTGATCGCCTACGACGGTGCACGGCCCGCGGGCGCTCCGGAGCCGCAACTTTTCGGCTACCTGGTCCACTACCCCGGCTGGCCGGGCCGCTGGGGGCTTGAACCGGGCCTGTCGGAGAGCCTGCCCACGCCCTGGACGGGCGGACCCGCCGGCTGGTACCGGCTCCCGTTGACGCCGACGGAGACGGCCCGCAAGGGGCAGGCGCTCCTCCGCTACCGGAGCCAGCTGGCGGTCTCCCGGCCCTTCCTGGAGGCCTTCGTGCGCAGCGACGAGCTCTTCACCCGGCGCGCCGCCGTCCTCCGCCTGGGCTCGTCCTGGCTCGAGCTGGGCCAGGTGCGGGCGCTCGGCAGCACCTTCCGCTTCGCGCCCGGCGGGCCCCTGCCTCGTCTCGTCCGCGTCAGCCGCTACGCCGGGCCGGCCACGACGCTCTCGGCCCGTTCCGCCGGGGCCGGGAGGATCGAACTGCGCCTCTCGGGTCCGGGCTGGACCCGGAGACGGCTGGAGATCCGTCTCTTCGCCTGGCAGGTTCGACCCGGCGGGCCGGACCGTCGGCTCGTCCTGGAGTGGCGGGACGGCCGCGCCAGCCTCTCCGGCGACGGGGCGCCCGCCGGCCGGGACGCCCGCTGGCAGTTCTCCGGACAGGAGCTGAGGTGGAGCTTCGACGCCGG
This region of Bacillota bacterium genomic DNA includes:
- a CDS encoding PIG-L family deacetylase; this translates as MGRWWQIAAAIAVGLPLLLGIPLPAGRHRQASAAPRPLEIRRLGSRILVLAPHPDDEVLGAGGLVESALRAGDQVWVAVVTSGESSTPAAVRALHVAHPTPADFARLGALRRAESRAGTRVLGLPPSHLVFLGYADGSLTPIWTGAWDCRHPRVSGRTHVAYSLLASGFDPHAAYCGPRLLGDLERLLLEVRPDTVVLPDPADHHPDHAGLADFAWAAVIAYDGARPAGAPEPQLFGYLVHYPGWPGRWGLEPGLSESLPTPWTGGPAGWYRLPLTPTETARKGQALLRYRSQLAVSRPFLEAFVRSDELFTRRAAVLRLGSSWLELGQVRALGSTFRFAPGGPLPRLVRVSRYAGPATTLSARSAGAGRIELRLSGPGWTRRRLEIRLFAWQVRPGGPDRRLVLEWRDGRASLSGDGAPAGRDARWQFSGQELRWSFDAGGAPWQVAASLLERGRLVGTTSWLAVSAPAAPAHRSRPLPVRPPARWVRSAARPAGAV